One window from the genome of Labeo rohita strain BAU-BD-2019 chromosome 10, IGBB_LRoh.1.0, whole genome shotgun sequence encodes:
- the LOC127171655 gene encoding fish-egg lectin-like — translation MNLFCINMTLRITLWNVVVVAYNKLFREAMKVYQSVLLLFCCQFLHTLALDCTVISGNLKQIDAGAGSVVGVNDKNEAFVLIDNVFTKISPSLTHFSVGPAGQLGVDSANNIFKLQSGSFIWFPGLLKQVDAGGDQILAGVTKNDEIFCLNMDANNNWPSSTAPWVKLNGGLKHYSCGPYSCWGVSADDLIWIMKDVSNKVCSGSGGFVNIPGRLAMIEVATDGSVFGVNSQGMLYKRNGVTRSNPAGTDWQQMNACSNGHKHVSFDLGVLWAVCVDGSIRKCTLQNCSK, via the exons ATGAAtctattttgtataaatatgaCCTTGAGAATAACTTTATGGAATGTTGTGGTAGTCGCCTACAACAAACTGTTTCGTGAAGCAATGAAGGTTTATCAGAGCGTCCTGCTACTCTTCTGCTGCCAGTTTCTCCACACTCTGG CCTTAGACTGTACTGTGATAAGCGGTAACCTGAAGCAGATAGACGCTGGGGCAGGCTCCGTGGTTGGAGTGAACGATAAAAATGAAGCGTTCGTCCTGATTGATAATGTCTTCACAAAAATCAGCCCGTCTCTAACGCACTTCAGCGTTGGTCCTGCTGGTCAGCTGGGGGTGGATTCAGCAAACAACATCTTCAAGCTTCAGAGCGGTTCCTTCATTTGGTTTCCAG GGCTTCTCAAACAGGTGGATGCTGGAGGTGATCAGATCCTTGCAGGTGTCACTAAGAATGATGaaattttctgtttaaatatggaTGCTAACAACAACTGGCCATCTAGCACTGCTCCTTGGGTTAAACTTAATGGAGGGCTGAAGCATTACAGCTGCGGTCCGTACAGCTGTTGGGGAGTGAGCGCGGATGACCTAATCTGGATCATGAAG GATGTGTCTAATAAAGTCTGTTCTGGGTCTGGTGGCTTTGTGAATATTCCTGGACGACTGGCCATGATTGAAGTAGCAACTGATGGCAGTGTCTTTGGTGTCAATTCTCAAGGGATGTTATACAAAAG AAATGGCGTCACTCGCTCCAACCCCGCTGGCACAGACTGGCAACAGATGAATGCTTGTTCCAATGGCCACAAGCATGTGAGCTTTGACCTGGGAGTGCTGTGGGCTGTATGTGTCGACGGCTCCATCCGTAAATGTACTTTACAAAACTGCAGCAAGTGA